A portion of the Melitaea cinxia chromosome 1, ilMelCinx1.1, whole genome shotgun sequence genome contains these proteins:
- the LOC123658148 gene encoding zinc finger protein 43-like has protein sequence MNDKIQSCCRICLDVESRHVSIMDDQTIILHIKSCLPVSITANDNLPKSICESCVSQLNEFYNFQLNARCSEDWLESSLQEKNKRVTETKLHVQPLPDSEYNSDSLLEFLNNTANIEEYLNNLGKEDIPSIVNMLDRTEASETTAITVNNKLTKTPSPKKKESPGKSQEPINMDIDVLDSDIEIVNELLLKEIEPKKQMKTVDITFTCFGCKAKLDSIQKLSHHLSICDTALRTCVHCGILFDSKQKMRQHALTHSVITPLTCNCGHQFDSKENLLAHSTKCEIDHIASMGFIYSCKQCGETFSERFQLYKHAKKHILKLEERICDICGHTFNGDEALSKHRMEQHEKADNIRYRCKICSFTSQDRKTIYTHVQKHTEIKERNRHLCESCGRSFASHASLLRHSLQHAPMYHKCHICGRCFEDVKTKDQHVLGHVEMVMCDKCGQYVNSFELNQHKCD, from the exons atgaatgaTAAAATACAAAGTTGCTGCCGTATATGCTTAGATGTGGAATCCAGACATGTTTCTATTATGGATGATCAGACAATTATTTTGCATATAAAATCCTGTCTACCCGTCAGTATAACCGCCAACGACAACCTGCCTAAATCGATTTGCGAATCGTGCGTGTCACAGTTGAACGAATTCTACAATTTTCAATTAAACGCGCGATGTTCAGAAGACTGGCTTGAATCTTCTCTCCAAGAGAAAAATAAGAGGGTAACAGAGACTAAACTTCACGTTCAACCTCTACCCGACTCCGAATACAACTCGGATTCTCTATTAGAATTTCTTAATAATACAGCAAATATAGAAGAGTATCTTAATAACTTGGGTAAAGAAGACATACCATCTATAGTCAACATGTTAGACAGAACTGAAGCATCAGAAACTACGGCgataacagtaaataataaactaaccAAAACACCTAGTCCAAAGAAAAAAGAATCTCCAGGTAAGAGTCAAGAACCCATAAACATGGATATAGATGTGTTAGATTCAGATATAGAAATCGTAaacgaattattattaaaagaaatcgaACCCAAGAAACAAATGAAAACTGTAGACATAACTTTCACCTGTTTCGGTTGCAAAGCAAAATTGGATAGCATACAAAAGTTATCTCATCATTTAAGCATATGCGATACTGCCTTACGAACTTGTGTTCACTGTGGTATTCTATTTGACTCTAAACAAAAGATGCGACAGCACGCTCTAACACACAGTGTGATAACACCATTAACTTGTAACTGTGGGCATCAGTTCGACTCGAAAGAAAATCTTTTAGCACACTCTACAAAGTGTGAAATAGATCATATAGCATCCATGGGTTTTATATATTCTTGTAAACAATGTGGAGAGACATTTAGTGAGAGATTCCAGCTCTATAAGCATGCTAAAAAGCATATTCTTAAGTTAGAGGAACGGATCTGTGATATATGCGGGCATACATTTAACGGTGATGAAGCACTATCTAAACACAGAATGGAGCAACACGAAAAAGCTGACAATATTAGATACAG ATGTAAAATCTGCAGTTTTACGTCACAAGATCGTAAAACAATATACACTCACGTACAAAAACACACAGAAATCAAAGAACGAAATAGACATTTGTGTGAATCGTGCGGACGCAGTTTTGCATCACACGCAAGTTTACTACGTCATTCCTTACAACACGCACCAATGTATCACAAGTGTCATATCTGTGGCCGCTGTTTTGAAGATGTAAAAACAAAGGATCAACATGTTTTAGGACATGTTGAAATGGTTATGTGTGATAAATGTGGACAATATGTTAATAGTTTTGAATTAAATCAACATAagtgtgattaa
- the LOC123658160 gene encoding 17-beta-hydroxysteroid dehydrogenase 13-like, whose amino-acid sequence MQKKNIFSRIIGALARKFRVFQEIWLFPWFGKRKLSAVPLWTLDTFVLILKLCSTSIMAVARTLLPETKKSLYGETILVTGAGSGIGRELAIQFAELGATVVCWDKDARRNNTVVDEIRKKDGDSFGYTVDVTIREQVSSVAASIRRLADVTMVVSNAGELTCAPLTRLSPEYVAKLIEVNLLAHILVIRAFLPSMIERRYGHIVAINSSSGLMPCADMTPYCAAKSGLKGFMDSLSEELRLDTWTDNINTTSVYLGTVATGLYPTPNHRFVSWYSDIPAKEAARIIIEGIRKNKKCICIPSYVKFLTDLYNLMPYRIRIVLIDFFNFGHRGWFCFC is encoded by the exons ATGcagaaaaagaatatattttcgCGTATAATCGGCGCTTTAGCTAGAAAGTTTCGGGTATTTCAAGAAATATGGTTATTCCCTTGGTTTGGGAAGCGTAAGTTGTCAGCAGTACCACTTTGGACTCTTGATACCTTTGTACTCATTCTCAAATTATGTTCTACGAGTATAATGGCTGTTGCACGGACACTTTTACCAGAAACAAAGAAGTCTTTATATGGGGAAACCATACTG GTAACTGGTGCGGGTTCTGGAATAGGAAGGGAACTCGCGATTCAATTCGCTGAACTTGGAGCTACAGTTGTATGTTGGGATAAAGATGCTAGAAGGAATAATACTGTCGTCGATGAAATCAGGAAAAAAGATGGAGAT AGTTTTGGATACACAGTAGATGTTACTATACGTGAACAAGTCTCGTCGGTAGCAGCTAGTATCCGGCGACTAGCAGACGTGACTATGGTAGTCAGCAATGCAGGCGAGTTGACTTGTGCGCCACTAACGCGCTTAAGTCCGGAATATGTCGCAAAACTTATTGAAGTAAACTTGTTGGCACACATATTG GTAATTCGTGCGTTTTTGCCGAGTATGATAGAACGCCGGTATGGTCATATTGTAGCTATTAATTCCAGTTCTGGTCTAATGCCCTGTGCGGATATGACACCTTACTGTGCTGCTAAGTCTGGATTAAAAG gttttatggACTCGCTCAGCGAAGAGCTCCGCCTGGACACGTGGACAGACAATATCAACACCACTTCAGTGTACTTGGGCACTGTGGCCACTGGTCTATACCCGACGCCGAACCACCGCTTCGTATCCTGGTATTCTGATATACCTGCCAAGGAGGCTGCCAGGATTATTATAGAAG GAAtacgaaaaaacaaaaaatgcatTTGCATACCATCATATGTGAAGTTTCTAACAGATCTGTACAACCTTATGCCGTACAGAATAAGGATTGTTTTAATCGATTTCTTTAATTTTGGACATAGGGGTTGGTTCTGTTTTTgctaa